A window of Caretta caretta isolate rCarCar2 chromosome 13, rCarCar1.hap1, whole genome shotgun sequence contains these coding sequences:
- the TSHZ2 gene encoding teashirt homolog 2, with protein MPRRKQQAPKRAAGYVQEEDIKEEEEDDDDSNSTAQLQGSNDTGTDEEHEVGPEQKGSFSYQNSPVSHISNQDAENESLLSDASDQVADTKSICSREVQDLKTNTHPKSQNEAHDCMDKMTAVYANILSDSYWTGLGLGLKLSNSERRGCDNRNGGNKSDFDWHQDALSKSLQQSLPSRPVSKPNLFSSVQLYRQSSKMCGTVFTGASRFRCRQCSAAYDTLVELTVHMNETGHYQDDNRKKDKHRPTSYSKPRKRAFQDMDKEDAQKVLKCMFCGDSFDSLQDLSVHMIKTKHYQKVPLKEPVPTISSKMVTPAKKRVFDVNRPCSPDSTTGSFADTFSPQKNASLQLSSNNRYGYQNGASYTWQFEACKSQILKCMECGSSHDTLQQLTTHMMVTGHFLKVTSSASKKGKQLVLDPLAVEKMQSLSEAPANDTQVSKQSSNASSDGITASELKKEGKKDKPDDTNKDEKVVKTEEYEDMLQKPLDPTIKYQYLREEDLEDGSKGGGDILKSLENTVTTAINKAQNGAPSWSAYPSIHAAYQLSEGAKASLPVGSQVLQIRPTITNKLRPIAPKWKVMPLVPNSANVAQCTRVKKEIDDKEVIQKDYTKEGIRAEAAPLCQNERESLPKSEAPVEPKKTEACPLKEEDKPKEDGEKEKTKPQESIAASLSNGCVATNHSSDLPCVNPLSALQSVLNNHLGKATEPLRPQSNTSPSSSTISMFHKPNLNMLEKPVLSPAPTPPKPASISRRYLFENNDQPIDLTKSKSKKAESAQAQSCTSPPQKHALSDIADMVKVLPKATTPKPAVSSRIPSMKLEMDVRRFEDVSTEVSTLHKRKGRQSNWNPQHLLILQAQFASSLFQTSEGKYLLSDLGPQERMQISKFTGLSMTTISHWLANVKYQLRKTGGTKFLKNMDKGHPIFYCSDCASQFRTPSTYISHLESHLGFQMKDMNRLAVEQQTKVEQEISRVSVQRSPETIAGEEDTDSKFKCKLCCRTFASKHAVKLHLSKTHSKSPEHHSQFVAEVDEE; from the coding sequence GTTACGTCCAAGAGGAAGAtataaaggaggaggaagaggatgatgatgaCAGTAATTCAACAGCTCAACTTCAGGGCAGCAATGATACTGGCACGGATGAAGAACATGAAGTGGGTCCTGAGCAGAAAGGAAGCTTTAGTTACCAGAATTCTCCAGTAAGTCATATATCTAATCAGGATGCGGAAAATGAGTCCCTGTTAAGTGACGCTAGTGACCAGGTGGCAGATACTAAAAGCATTTGCTCTAGAGAGGTGCAGGATCTGAAAACCAATACCCACCCCAAATCTCAGAATGAAGCACATGATTGCATGGATAAAATGACAGCAGTCTATGCTAACATACTGTCAGACTCTTATTGGACAGGCTTAGGACTGGGTCTCAAGTTGTCTAACTCTGAAAGACGGGGCTGTGACAATAGAAATGGAGGTAACAAAAGTGACTTTGATTGGCACCAAGATGCATTGTCAAAAAGCTTACAACAGAGTTTACCTTCCAGACCGGTCTCCAAACCAAATCTTTTCAGTTCAGTGCAGCTCTACAGACAAAGCAGCAAAATGTGCGGAACTGTATTCACGGGTGCTAGCAGGTTTAGGTGCAGGCAATGCAGTGCTGCCTATGACACCTTGGTAGAGCTAACAGTCCATATGAATGAAACCGGTCATTACCAAGATGACAACCGTAAAAAGGACAAGCACAGACCTACTAGCTATTCAAAGCCCCGGAAAAGGGCCTTTCAGGACATGGACAAGGAAGATGCACAAAAAGTTCTAAAGTGCATGTTCTGTGGTGACTCTTTTGATTCCCTTCAAGATCTGAGCGTTCATATGATAAAAACTAAACATTACCAAAAAGTGCCTTTGAAGGAGCCGGTACCTACCATTTCTTCAAAAATGGTCACTCCTGCAAAGAAACGTGTGTTTGATGTTAACAGACCTTGTTCCCCAGATTCCACAACAGGATCTTTTGCAGATACCTTTTCTCCTCAGAAGAATGCAAGCCTGCAGTTGTCATCTAACAACCGCTATGGCTACCAGAATGGAGCCAGCTACACATGGCAGTTTGAGGCCTGTAAATCCCAGATTTTGAAGTGTATGGAATGCGGAAGTTCACATGACACCTTGCAGCAACTCACCACTCATATGATGGTCACGGGTCATTTCTTGAAAGTCACAAGTTCAGcttcaaagaaaggaaaacaactaGTACTAGATCCCTTGGCTGTGGAGAAAATGCAATCGCTGTCTGAGGCACCAGCCAATGACACCCAGGTTTCAAAACAATCCAGCAATGCATCTTCGGATGGCATAACTGCATCAGAGCTAAAGAAAGAGGGTAAAAAAGATAAACCTGATGATACAAACAAAGATGAGAAAGTGGTAAAAACTGAAGAGTATGAAGATATGCTTCAGAAACCATTGGATCCTACAATTAAATACCAGTATCTTAGAGAGGAAGATTTAGAAGATGGTTCAAAAGGTGGTGGGGATATTTTAAAGTCTTTGGAAAACACCGTCACAACAGCCATCAATAAAGCTCAAAATGGAGCTCCTAGCTGGAGTGCATATCCTAGTATCCATGCAGCCTATCAGCTCTCAGAAGGAGCAAAGGCTTCCTTACCAGTGGGCTCCCAAGTACTGCAAATCAGGCCCACAATTACCAATAAGTTGAGACCCATTGCTCCAAAGTGGAAAGTTATGCCTCTGGTTCCCAACTCAGCAAATGTGGCCCAGTGCACTCGAGTGAAGAAGGAAATTGATGACAAAGAAGTCATACAAAAAGACTACACTAAAGAGGGCATCCGAGCTGAAGCTGCTCCACTCTGTCAGAATGAAAGGGAATCTCTCCCCAAATCTGAGGCCCCCGTAGAGCCAAAAAAGACAGAGGCATGTCCCTTGAAGGAGGAGGATAAACCAAAAGAAGATggtgagaaagaaaaaacaaaaccccaggaGTCAATAGCAGCTTCCCTCAGCAATGGTTGTGTTGCCACAAATCATTCTTCTGACTTGCCTTGTGTGAATCCACTTAGTGCCCTGCAATCTGTATTGAATAATCACTTGGGCAAAGCCACTGAGCCTTTACGGCCCCAGTCCAATACCAGTCCCAGCTCGAGCACAATTTCTATGTTCCACAAACCTAACTTAAATATGCTGGAGAAACCAGTTTTATCTCCTGCTCCAACCCCACCAAAGCCTGCCAGCATCTCCAGGCGTTATTTGTTTGAAAACAATGATCAGCCTATCGATCTGACCAAATCCAAAAGCAAGAAAGCCGAGTCAGCTCAAGCACAGTCGTGTACTTCCCCACCTCAGAAACATGCTCTGTCTGACATTGCTGACATGGTCAAAGTTCTTCCCAAAGCTACTACACCAAAACCTGCCGTATCTTCTAGGATCCCATCGATGAAATTGGAAATGGATGTCCGACGTTTCGAGGATGTCTCAACAGAAGTCTCCACTCTGCATAAAAGGAAGGGCAGGCAATCAAACTGGAACCCTCAGCATCTCCTGATTTTGCAAGCTCAGTTTGCTTCCAGTCTTTTCCAAACATCAGAAGGTAAATATTTATTATCAGACCTAGGCCCTCAAGAACGCATGCAGATTTCTAAATTTACTGGACTGTCAATGACCACCATCAGCCATTGGTTAGCAAATGTCAAATACCAACTTAGGAAAACTGGAGGAACAAAGTTTTTGAAAAACATGGACAAAGGACACCCAATCTTTTATTGCAGTGACTGTGCATCTCAGTTTAGAACCCCATCTACTTATATTAGCCACTTAGAATCCCATCTAGGTTTCCAAATGAAAGACATGAACAGACTGGCTGTGGAACAGCAAACCAAGGTAGAACAAGAAATCTCCAGAGTTTCAGTTCAAAGATCACCTGAAACAATAGCTGGGGAAGAGGATACAGACTCTAAGTTCAAATGTAAGTTGTGCTGTCGGACATTTGCAAGCAAACATGCAGTAAAACTTCACCtaagcaaaacacacagcaagtcACCAGAACACCATTCACAGTTTGTAGCAGAAGTGGATGAAGAATAA